One segment of Streptomyces sp. NBC_01463 DNA contains the following:
- the malQ gene encoding 4-alpha-glucanotransferase, with amino-acid sequence MGLSRLAALHGVATSFSPSADVTVPVPDGTVVAVLAALGVDAATPEAVREALAAAETAAGSRLLPATLVAWSGEPLPAALTALPPGTELTVRPEEAGSAPPPPMRVPSGGAIPAVSGQGDDREAGGVHTDPPPSRPGWWAEPPLGVHRLTVRAPGAPAETCTLVAAPARVPQPPGRSHGFLVQLYSLLSARSWGMGDLGDLADLASWSGRSLGAGFVQVNPLHAAVIGTPTDPSPYRPSSRRFPDPVHLHIESVPEYGHAPDPAALDDLRRRAGELSDAVLNKGALIDRDAVWALKRQALDILVAVPLTPGRRAAYCDFLAEQGQALEDHALWCALAEVHGSDWHTWPAGLRDPRSKETARARAGLLDRVDFHCRLAWLTDAQLAAAQRAAQDAGMAVGIVHDLAVGVHPGGADTWAQQDAFAHGMSVGAPPDAFNARGQDWGLPPWRPDALAASGYAPYRGLLRGLLAHAGALRIDHVMGLFRLWWVPEGRPPTEGTYVSHDAEAMLAVLVLEAHRAGTVVIGEDLGTVEPGVREALARRGVLGTSVLWFERDWSGTGRPLPPEEWREDCLATATTHDLPSTAARLTGDHVTLRHRLGLLTRPLDQERTEDGNDTAEWLALLSRLGMLPEGGGDEEAAVRAVHRFLLRTPARMAGVWLPDTIGDRRPQNLPGTWDQYPNWRLPIADAEGHPVTLEELAASPRLHRLMEVLRPRQEPPGPRTAPPGARPS; translated from the coding sequence ATGGGCTTGTCCCGGCTCGCCGCACTGCACGGCGTCGCCACCTCCTTCTCCCCGTCCGCCGATGTCACGGTGCCCGTCCCCGACGGCACGGTCGTCGCCGTGCTCGCCGCCCTCGGCGTCGACGCGGCCACGCCCGAGGCGGTACGGGAAGCGCTCGCCGCCGCCGAGACCGCGGCCGGCTCGCGGCTGCTCCCGGCCACGCTGGTGGCATGGTCGGGGGAGCCGCTGCCCGCGGCCCTGACCGCGCTGCCGCCCGGCACGGAGCTGACCGTCCGCCCGGAGGAGGCCGGTTCGGCCCCGCCGCCCCCGATGCGCGTTCCCTCGGGGGGTGCGATTCCGGCCGTTTCCGGCCAGGGTGACGACCGCGAAGCCGGCGGGGTGCATACGGACCCGCCCCCGTCGCGTCCCGGCTGGTGGGCCGAGCCGCCGCTGGGGGTGCACCGGCTGACCGTCCGGGCGCCCGGGGCGCCCGCCGAGACCTGCACGCTCGTGGCCGCCCCGGCCCGGGTCCCGCAGCCCCCCGGGCGCAGCCACGGCTTCCTCGTCCAGCTCTACTCCCTGCTCTCCGCCCGCTCCTGGGGCATGGGCGACCTCGGGGACCTCGCCGATCTCGCGTCCTGGTCGGGGCGCTCCCTCGGGGCGGGCTTCGTCCAGGTCAACCCGCTGCACGCCGCGGTCATCGGCACCCCCACCGACCCCTCGCCCTACCGCCCGTCCTCGCGGCGGTTCCCCGACCCGGTGCACCTGCACATCGAGTCCGTCCCGGAGTACGGGCACGCCCCGGACCCGGCCGCCCTCGACGATCTGCGCCGCCGGGCGGGAGAACTCAGCGACGCCGTGCTGAACAAGGGCGCGCTGATCGACCGGGACGCCGTCTGGGCCCTCAAGCGGCAGGCCCTCGACATCCTCGTCGCCGTGCCGCTCACGCCCGGCCGCCGCGCCGCCTACTGCGACTTCCTCGCCGAGCAGGGCCAGGCCCTGGAGGACCACGCCCTGTGGTGCGCCCTCGCCGAGGTGCACGGCTCCGACTGGCACACCTGGCCGGCCGGGCTGCGCGACCCCCGCTCCAAGGAGACCGCCCGCGCCCGCGCCGGGCTCCTGGACCGCGTCGACTTCCACTGCCGGCTCGCCTGGCTGACCGACGCCCAGCTCGCCGCCGCCCAGCGTGCCGCGCAGGACGCCGGGATGGCCGTCGGGATCGTCCACGACCTCGCCGTCGGCGTGCATCCCGGCGGCGCCGACACCTGGGCCCAGCAGGACGCCTTCGCCCACGGCATGTCCGTCGGCGCACCCCCCGACGCCTTCAACGCCCGTGGCCAGGACTGGGGACTGCCGCCCTGGAGACCCGACGCGCTCGCCGCGTCCGGCTACGCCCCGTACCGAGGACTGCTGCGCGGGCTCCTCGCCCACGCCGGGGCCCTGCGCATCGACCACGTCATGGGTCTGTTCCGGCTCTGGTGGGTGCCCGAGGGGCGCCCGCCCACCGAGGGCACCTACGTCAGCCACGACGCCGAGGCGATGCTCGCCGTCCTCGTCCTGGAGGCCCACCGCGCCGGCACCGTCGTCATAGGGGAGGACCTCGGCACCGTGGAACCGGGCGTCCGCGAGGCGCTCGCCCGCCGCGGCGTCCTCGGCACCTCCGTGCTCTGGTTCGAGCGGGACTGGTCGGGCACCGGCCGCCCGCTCCCACCAGAGGAATGGCGCGAGGACTGCCTGGCCACCGCCACCACCCACGATCTGCCGTCCACCGCCGCCCGGCTGACCGGCGACCATGTGACCCTGCGCCACCGCCTCGGCCTGCTGACCCGCCCGCTGGACCAGGAGCGCACCGAGGACGGCAACGACACCGCGGAGTGGCTCGCCCTTCTCTCCCGCCTGGGGATGCTCCCCGAGGGCGGCGGCGACGAGGAGGCCGCCGTCCGCGCCGTCCACCGCTTCCTGCTGCGCACCCCGGCCCGGATGGCCGGGGTCTGGCTCCCCGACACCATCGGCGACCGCCGCCCGCAGAACCTGCCGGGCACCTGGGACCAGTACCCCAACTGGCGGCTGCCCATCGCCGATGCCGAGGGGCATCCCGTCACCCTGGAGGAACTCGCCGCCTCACCCCGGCTGCACCGGCTGATGGAGGTCCTCAGGCCCCGTCAGGAGCCCCCGGGCCCCCGTACGGCACCCCCGGGCGCGCGCCCCTCGTAG
- a CDS encoding LysR substrate-binding domain-containing protein, with the protein MIEWDVKKLRILRTLRDRGTVTATAEALLMTPSAVSQQLSNLARQLGVPLLEAQGRRVRLTDAAHLVLRHAEAVFAQLERADAELTGYLRGEAGEVRIAAFATAVPALVVPAVQTLRDEERPGPDIRVREAEAAQAYELLVAGEVDLALSLAAHAPTARDPRFAVLPLLVDPLDVALPAGHRLAAAPGLRLADLSGEPWIFGGSGPWSEITTAACEAAGFVPEQAHSASGWTAILAMVEAGMGVALIPRMASAERQGRDGVVMRVLDADQPRRHVVAAVRRGAEQGPAVARVLAALRAAARPFSQP; encoded by the coding sequence ATGATCGAGTGGGACGTCAAGAAGCTCCGCATCCTGCGCACCCTGCGCGACCGCGGCACCGTCACGGCGACCGCCGAGGCGCTGCTGATGACCCCGTCGGCCGTCTCCCAGCAGCTCTCCAACCTGGCCAGGCAGCTCGGCGTGCCCCTCCTGGAGGCGCAGGGCCGGCGCGTCCGCCTCACCGACGCCGCCCACCTCGTCCTCCGTCACGCCGAGGCGGTCTTCGCCCAACTGGAGCGCGCCGACGCCGAACTGACCGGCTATCTGCGCGGCGAGGCGGGCGAGGTGCGGATCGCCGCGTTCGCCACCGCCGTGCCCGCCCTGGTCGTCCCGGCCGTGCAGACCCTGCGCGACGAGGAGCGCCCCGGGCCGGACATCCGGGTCCGGGAGGCCGAGGCGGCGCAGGCGTACGAACTGCTCGTCGCCGGCGAGGTGGATCTGGCCCTCTCCCTGGCCGCCCACGCCCCGACCGCCCGCGACCCCAGGTTCGCGGTGCTGCCCCTGCTCGTCGACCCGCTGGACGTGGCGCTGCCGGCCGGTCACCGGCTCGCCGCCGCGCCCGGGCTGCGGCTGGCTGACCTGTCCGGCGAACCGTGGATCTTCGGCGGCTCGGGCCCCTGGTCCGAGATCACCACGGCCGCGTGCGAGGCGGCGGGCTTCGTCCCGGAGCAGGCGCACAGCGCCTCCGGCTGGACCGCGATCCTCGCCATGGTCGAGGCCGGGATGGGGGTCGCGCTGATCCCGCGCATGGCGTCGGCGGAACGGCAGGGCCGGGACGGTGTGGTGATGCGGGTCCTCGACGCCGACCAGCCGCGCCGCCATGTGGTGGCCGCCGTCCGGCGGGGCGCCGAACAGGGACCGGCGGTGGCCCGGGTCCTCGCGGCGCTGCGGGCGGCCGCCAGACCGTTCAGTCAGCCTTAA
- the alc gene encoding allantoicase has protein sequence MTFEQNENRHEDPHANDAAPYGGGDPYADYRTTDLPFTELVDLADRRLGAGVIAANDEFFAERENLLVRERAVFDPEHFGHKGKIMDGWETRRRRGADAAHPFPAPDEHDWALIRLGAPGIIRGIVVDTAHFRGNYPQRVSVQATAVEGSPGPAELLADDVKWEEIVPPTPVRGHAANGFEITGGRRYTHLRLCQHPDGGIARLRVHGEVLPDPSWLATLGTIDLISVLNGGSYEDASDRFYSSPTQIILPGTSRKMDDGWENRRRRVRDTNDWVRFRLPAQGAVRAVEIDTAYLKGNAAGWIALQGRNGETGEWFEIIPRTRLQPDTLHRFPLRAQAVVTHVRLDAFPDGGVARMRLHGSLTESGATELARRYEESGA, from the coding sequence ATGACCTTCGAACAGAATGAGAACCGGCACGAGGACCCCCACGCCAACGACGCGGCACCGTACGGCGGCGGTGACCCGTACGCCGACTACCGCACCACCGACCTCCCCTTCACCGAACTGGTCGACCTCGCCGACCGCCGCCTCGGCGCGGGTGTGATCGCTGCCAACGACGAGTTCTTCGCCGAGCGCGAGAACCTCCTGGTCCGCGAGCGCGCCGTCTTCGACCCCGAGCACTTCGGCCACAAGGGCAAGATCATGGACGGCTGGGAGACCCGCCGCCGGCGCGGCGCGGACGCCGCCCACCCGTTCCCCGCCCCGGACGAGCACGACTGGGCCCTGATCCGTCTCGGCGCCCCCGGCATCATCCGCGGCATCGTCGTCGACACCGCGCACTTCCGCGGCAACTACCCGCAGCGCGTCTCGGTCCAGGCGACCGCCGTCGAGGGCTCGCCCGGCCCCGCCGAACTCCTCGCCGACGACGTCAAGTGGGAGGAGATCGTCCCGCCGACCCCGGTACGCGGCCACGCCGCCAACGGCTTCGAGATCACCGGCGGACGCCGCTACACCCACCTCCGCCTCTGCCAGCACCCCGACGGCGGCATCGCCCGCCTCCGCGTGCACGGCGAGGTCCTCCCCGACCCGTCCTGGCTCGCCACGCTCGGCACGATCGACCTGATCTCGGTGCTGAACGGCGGCAGTTACGAGGACGCGTCGGACCGCTTCTACTCCTCGCCGACCCAGATCATCCTGCCCGGCACCTCCCGCAAGATGGACGACGGCTGGGAGAACCGCCGCCGCCGGGTCCGCGACACCAACGACTGGGTCCGCTTCCGGCTGCCCGCCCAGGGCGCGGTCCGCGCGGTCGAGATCGACACCGCCTACCTCAAGGGGAACGCGGCCGGCTGGATCGCCCTGCAGGGCCGCAACGGCGAGACGGGGGAGTGGTTCGAGATCATCCCGCGCACCAGGCTCCAGCCCGACACCCTGCACCGCTTCCCGCTCCGCGCCCAGGCCGTCGTCACCCACGTCCGCCTCGACGCCTTCCCCGACGGTGGCGTGGCCAGGATGCGCCTGCACGGCTCGCTGACCGAGTCCGGCGCGACCGAACTGGCCCGCCGCTACGAGGAGTCGGGCGCCTGA
- a CDS encoding VCBS repeat-containing protein — protein sequence MRRILAVSGSVALLATGALAGAVPAAAADYFAFEMGRDWTLMPGEGRAELGPTGWYDEADGTMVYALSKKQLNDPAWAAGGVPAGLQVSLDTDCRKATAVGVYLCDAHGGVSYPEVSATATAVHGTTAYVGLAYAPSGTNVDKAVKEAQTAATFSEDGLHAARTITVKSAEHVAQNTLALNTPTLKAGDSVTQSITVHAVDAGHLSITFAPSEGQRDWEESEAGITIDSVSRGDNTTCDHTLGSVAYGGEVRCDITPGDVTIDYTLTAGAKTAAWKVNAAAVYEVYNWGTHNPETSSDFAVDSPYPVRPHHLLLTRGKDGMLRSHYGTGRASEPFRDFEEVVGRGWNIYDQLTKLAPVTVQAGGGGLVGRDTSGVLWHYRTTGDWNVVAARTKVGGGWNAYNKLAGVTDVTADGRADLIARDTSGVLWLYSGTGTDKAPFAARTKVGGGWSAYNELTGAGDVTGDGRADLLARDTSGVLWLYKGTGKAATPFAARTKVGGGWSAYRSMTSPGDLTDDGRADLVVQDKAGVLWLYRATGSATAPYAARVKVANAGETSTISTYNALL from the coding sequence ATGCGAAGAATCCTGGCCGTTTCGGGTTCGGTGGCGCTCCTTGCCACCGGCGCCCTCGCGGGGGCCGTGCCCGCCGCCGCGGCCGACTATTTCGCCTTCGAGATGGGGCGTGACTGGACGCTCATGCCCGGGGAGGGCCGGGCCGAGCTCGGTCCGACCGGGTGGTACGACGAGGCCGACGGAACCATGGTCTACGCCCTGAGCAAGAAGCAGCTGAACGACCCGGCCTGGGCGGCCGGGGGTGTACCGGCGGGCCTCCAGGTCTCGCTCGACACGGACTGCAGGAAGGCGACCGCGGTCGGCGTCTATCTCTGTGACGCCCACGGCGGGGTCTCCTATCCGGAGGTCTCGGCCACGGCCACGGCCGTGCACGGCACCACGGCCTATGTGGGGCTGGCGTACGCGCCGAGCGGCACGAACGTCGACAAGGCGGTCAAGGAGGCCCAGACCGCGGCGACGTTCTCCGAGGACGGTCTGCACGCCGCGCGCACCATCACGGTCAAGTCGGCCGAGCACGTCGCGCAGAACACGCTCGCGCTGAACACGCCGACGCTGAAGGCGGGTGACTCGGTCACCCAGTCGATCACCGTGCACGCGGTGGACGCGGGGCACCTCTCGATCACGTTCGCCCCCTCGGAGGGCCAGCGCGACTGGGAGGAGTCCGAGGCCGGCATCACGATCGACTCGGTCTCGCGCGGCGACAACACGACCTGCGACCACACGCTGGGATCGGTGGCCTACGGCGGTGAGGTCCGCTGCGACATCACGCCGGGCGACGTCACGATCGACTACACGCTGACCGCCGGAGCGAAGACGGCGGCGTGGAAGGTCAACGCCGCCGCGGTGTACGAGGTCTACAACTGGGGCACCCACAACCCGGAGACGTCGAGCGACTTCGCGGTCGACAGCCCGTACCCGGTCAGGCCGCACCACCTGCTCCTGACCCGTGGCAAGGACGGGATGCTCCGTTCCCACTACGGCACCGGCAGGGCCTCGGAGCCCTTCCGCGACTTCGAGGAGGTCGTCGGCCGCGGCTGGAACATCTACGACCAGCTCACCAAGCTCGCCCCGGTCACCGTGCAGGCGGGCGGCGGCGGCCTGGTCGGCCGCGACACGTCCGGCGTGCTGTGGCACTACCGCACGACCGGTGACTGGAACGTCGTCGCCGCGCGGACCAAGGTCGGCGGCGGCTGGAACGCCTACAACAAGCTGGCGGGCGTCACGGACGTGACGGCCGACGGCAGGGCCGACCTGATCGCCCGGGACACCTCCGGCGTGCTGTGGCTCTACAGCGGCACCGGCACCGACAAGGCGCCGTTCGCGGCGCGGACCAAGGTCGGCGGCGGCTGGAGCGCCTACAACGAGCTCACCGGCGCGGGCGACGTGACGGGGGACGGCAGGGCGGACCTGCTGGCCCGTGACACCTCCGGCGTGCTGTGGCTCTACAAGGGCACCGGCAAGGCGGCGACGCCGTTCGCGGCCCGGACCAAGGTCGGCGGCGGCTGGAGCGCCTACCGTTCGATGACCTCACCCGGTGACCTCACCGACGACGGCCGGGCGGACCTGGTCGTCCAGGACAAGGCCGGCGTGCTGTGGCTGTACCGGGCGACGGGCAGCGCGACGGCCCCGTACGCGGCGCGCGTCAAGGTCGCCAACGCGGGCGAGACGTCGACGATCAGCACGTACAACGCCCTGCTCTGA
- the pepN gene encoding aminopeptidase N, translating into MPGTNLTREEAQERARLLTVDAYEIDLDLSGAQEGGTYRSVTTVRFDSAEAGAETFIDLVAPAVHEVELNGRALDVAAVFRDSRITLPHLVAGSNELKVVADCAYTNTGEGLHRFVDPVDQQAYLYTQFEVPDARRVFASFEQPDLKATFRFTVKAPSGWTVISNSPTPEPADDVWSFEPTPRISTYITALIVGPYHSVHSSYEKDGQSVPLGIYCRPSLAEFLDADAIFDVTRLGFDWFQEKFDYAYPFAKYDQLFVPEFNAGAMENAGAVTIRDQYVFRSKVTDAAYETRAETILHELAHMWFGDLVTMEWWNDLWLNESFATYTSIACLSYAEGSQWPHSWTTFANSMKTWAYRQDQLPSTHPIMADIRDLDDVLVNFDGITYAKGASVLKQLVAYVGTDAFFKGVQAYFKAHAFGNTRLSDLLGALEETSGRDLKTWSKAWLETAGINILRPEIETDANGHVTSFTVLQEAPALPAGAKGEPTLRPHRIAIGCYGLDETGKLVRTDRIELDVDGERTTVPFPAGTARPAVILLNDDDLSYAKVRLDEESLRVVTGHLGDFTESLPRALCWSAAWDMTRDGELATRDYLALVLSGVGKETDIGVVQSLHRQVKLALDLYAAPEWREAGLTQWTEATLAHLRAAEPGSDHQLAWARAFAATARNPQQLDLLQALLDGTEAIEGLAVDTELRWAFVQRLAATGLLDDEEIDAEYARDRTAAGERHAASARAARPSEEAKAEAWASVVESDKLPNSLQEAVISGFVQTDQRELLAPYAEKFFAAVKDVWDSRSHEMAQQVAIGLYPALHVSQETLDATDTWLASAEPGAALRRLMSESRSGVERALKARAADAAAATA; encoded by the coding sequence GTGCCTGGCACGAATCTGACCCGCGAAGAGGCACAGGAGCGGGCGCGCCTGCTGACCGTGGACGCGTACGAGATCGATCTCGACCTCTCCGGAGCGCAGGAGGGCGGGACCTACCGGTCCGTCACCACCGTGCGCTTCGACTCCGCCGAAGCCGGCGCGGAGACCTTCATCGACCTGGTCGCCCCCGCGGTGCACGAGGTCGAGCTGAACGGCAGGGCACTGGACGTCGCGGCGGTGTTCCGCGATTCGCGCATCACGCTGCCGCACCTGGTGGCGGGCTCCAACGAGCTGAAGGTCGTCGCCGACTGCGCGTACACCAACACCGGTGAGGGTCTGCACCGCTTCGTCGACCCGGTCGACCAGCAGGCCTACCTCTACACCCAGTTCGAGGTCCCGGACGCCCGCCGCGTCTTCGCGAGCTTCGAGCAGCCCGACCTGAAGGCGACCTTCCGGTTCACCGTGAAGGCCCCGTCCGGCTGGACCGTGATCTCCAACTCGCCGACGCCGGAGCCCGCGGACGACGTCTGGTCGTTCGAGCCGACGCCGCGCATCTCCACGTACATCACGGCGCTGATCGTCGGTCCGTACCACTCGGTGCACAGCAGCTACGAGAAGGACGGCCAGTCCGTCCCGCTCGGCATCTACTGCCGTCCCTCGCTCGCCGAGTTCCTCGACGCGGACGCGATCTTCGACGTCACGCGGCTGGGCTTCGACTGGTTCCAGGAGAAGTTCGACTACGCGTACCCGTTCGCCAAGTACGACCAGCTCTTCGTGCCGGAGTTCAACGCGGGCGCGATGGAGAACGCGGGCGCGGTCACCATCCGCGACCAGTACGTCTTCCGCTCCAAGGTGACGGACGCGGCGTACGAGACGCGGGCCGAGACGATCCTGCACGAGCTGGCCCACATGTGGTTCGGCGACCTCGTGACCATGGAGTGGTGGAACGACCTGTGGCTGAACGAGTCGTTCGCCACCTACACCTCGATCGCCTGCCTCTCGTACGCCGAGGGCTCGCAGTGGCCGCACTCCTGGACGACGTTCGCCAACTCCATGAAGACGTGGGCGTACCGGCAGGACCAGCTGCCCTCGACGCACCCGATCATGGCGGACATCCGTGACCTGGACGACGTCCTGGTCAACTTCGACGGCATCACGTACGCCAAGGGCGCCTCGGTCCTGAAGCAGCTGGTGGCGTACGTCGGCACGGACGCGTTCTTCAAGGGCGTCCAGGCGTACTTCAAGGCGCACGCGTTCGGCAACACCCGGCTCTCCGACCTGCTCGGCGCGCTGGAGGAGACCTCCGGCCGCGACCTGAAGACCTGGTCGAAGGCGTGGCTGGAGACGGCCGGGATCAACATCCTGCGCCCGGAGATCGAGACGGACGCCAACGGTCACGTCACCTCGTTCACCGTCCTCCAGGAGGCGCCCGCGCTGCCCGCCGGCGCGAAGGGCGAGCCGACGCTGCGGCCGCACCGGATCGCCATCGGCTGCTACGGCCTGGACGAGACCGGCAAGCTGGTCCGTACGGACCGGATCGAGCTGGACGTGGACGGCGAGCGCACCACCGTGCCGTTCCCCGCCGGTACCGCGCGCCCCGCCGTCATCCTCCTCAACGACGACGACCTCAGCTACGCGAAGGTCCGCCTGGACGAGGAGTCGCTGCGGGTCGTCACCGGGCACCTGGGCGACTTCACCGAGTCGCTGCCGCGCGCCCTGTGCTGGTCGGCCGCCTGGGACATGACGCGGGACGGCGAACTGGCCACCCGCGACTACCTCGCGCTCGTCCTGTCCGGGGTGGGCAAGGAGACGGACATCGGCGTCGTCCAGTCGCTGCACCGTCAGGTGAAGCTGGCGCTCGACCTGTACGCGGCGCCGGAGTGGCGCGAGGCGGGTCTGACCCAGTGGACCGAGGCGACGCTCGCGCACCTGCGCGCGGCGGAGCCGGGCAGCGACCACCAGCTGGCCTGGGCGCGCGCGTTCGCGGCCACGGCCCGCAACCCCCAGCAGCTCGATCTGCTGCAGGCGCTGCTCGACGGCACCGAGGCGATCGAGGGCCTGGCCGTCGACACCGAGCTGCGCTGGGCGTTCGTCCAGCGGCTGGCCGCGACCGGGCTGCTCGACGACGAGGAGATCGACGCCGAGTACGCGCGCGACCGGACGGCGGCGGGCGAGCGGCACGCGGCGTCCGCCCGTGCGGCGCGTCCCTCCGAAGAGGCGAAGGCCGAGGCGTGGGCGTCGGTCGTCGAGTCCGACAAGCTGCCGAACTCCCTCCAGGAGGCGGTCATCAGCGGCTTCGTGCAGACCGACCAGCGCGAGCTGCTGGCGCCGTACGCGGAGAAGTTCTTCGCCGCGGTGAAGGACGTCTGGGACTCGCGGAGCCACGAGATGGCCCAGCAGGTCGCCATCGGCCTCTACCCGGCGCTGCACGTCTCGCAGGAGACCCTGGACGCCACGGACACCTGGCTGGCCTCGGCCGAGCCGGGCGCCGCACTGCGCCGGCTGATGTCGGAGTCCCGGTCCGGTGTGGAGCGGGCGCTGAAGGCCCGGGCGGCGGACGCGGCGGCCGCCACCGCGTAG
- a CDS encoding DUF1203 domain-containing protein, which yields MTRYEARAIEPAALKEIRETDDAGHPCVPYTATDAGNPLRCCLRGNETGERIALVSYAPLRRWAAASWARPGAYDEQGPVFIHAEECGGPAPGRTGYPFSRAGALRTVRRYDLEGHIVGGRLMEIPADEERGYDDAFAEAFADPQVALVHVRAVEYGCWHFEVRRTD from the coding sequence ATGACCAGATACGAGGCACGCGCGATCGAACCGGCCGCGCTGAAGGAGATCCGGGAGACGGACGACGCGGGACACCCGTGCGTCCCGTACACCGCCACGGACGCGGGAAACCCGCTGCGCTGCTGTCTGCGGGGGAACGAGACGGGGGAGCGGATCGCGCTCGTCTCGTACGCGCCGCTGCGCCGGTGGGCGGCCGCGAGCTGGGCCCGGCCCGGGGCCTATGACGAGCAGGGGCCGGTGTTCATCCACGCGGAGGAGTGCGGGGGCCCGGCGCCCGGCCGCACGGGTTACCCGTTCTCGCGGGCGGGGGCGCTGCGGACGGTCCGGCGCTACGACCTGGAGGGCCACATCGTGGGCGGCCGGCTGATGGAGATCCCGGCGGACGAGGAGCGGGGGTACGACGATGCCTTCGCCGAGGCGTTCGCCGACCCGCAGGTGGCGCTGGTGCACGTCAGGGCCGTGGAGTACGGCTGCTGGCACTTCGAGGTACGCCGGACGGACTGA
- a CDS encoding aspartate-semialdehyde dehydrogenase yields the protein MKVGIVGATGQVGTVMRSILAERKFPVAELRLFASARSAGSTITYEGTDITVEDASTADYTGLDIVLFSAGGATSKALAEKVAGQGAVVIDNSSAWRKDPEVPLVVSEVNAHAIANRPKGIIANPNCTTMAAMPVLRPLHDEAGLEALTVATYQAVSGSGVAGVAELHGQASKVVADADKLTHDGGAVDFPEPGVYKRPIAFNVLPLAGSIVDDGSFETDEEQKLRNESRKILEIPELKVSGTCVRVPVFSGHSLQVNARFARPIGVERAYELLKDAPGVEISEIPTPLQAAGQDASFVGRIRVDETVEHGLALFVSNDNLRKGAALNAVQIAELVAAELAG from the coding sequence GTGAAGGTCGGAATCGTCGGCGCCACCGGTCAGGTCGGCACAGTCATGCGCAGCATCCTGGCCGAGCGGAAGTTCCCCGTCGCCGAACTGCGCCTCTTCGCCTCCGCACGCTCCGCGGGCTCCACGATCACCTACGAGGGCACCGACATCACCGTCGAGGACGCCTCCACGGCCGACTACACGGGCCTGGACATCGTGCTCTTCTCCGCCGGCGGCGCGACGTCGAAGGCGCTCGCCGAGAAGGTCGCCGGCCAGGGCGCCGTCGTGATCGACAACTCCTCCGCCTGGCGCAAGGACCCCGAGGTCCCGCTGGTCGTCTCCGAGGTCAACGCGCACGCGATCGCGAACCGGCCCAAGGGCATCATCGCCAACCCGAACTGCACCACGATGGCCGCCATGCCCGTGCTGCGCCCGCTGCACGACGAGGCGGGCCTGGAGGCGCTGACCGTCGCCACGTACCAGGCGGTGTCCGGCTCCGGAGTGGCCGGCGTCGCCGAGCTGCACGGCCAGGCGTCCAAGGTCGTCGCCGACGCCGACAAGCTGACCCACGACGGCGGCGCCGTCGACTTCCCCGAGCCCGGCGTCTACAAGCGCCCCATCGCCTTCAACGTGCTGCCGCTGGCCGGCTCGATCGTCGACGACGGCTCCTTCGAGACGGACGAGGAGCAGAAGCTCCGCAACGAGTCCCGCAAGATCCTGGAGATCCCGGAGCTGAAGGTGTCCGGCACCTGCGTCCGCGTCCCGGTCTTCTCCGGCCACTCGCTCCAGGTCAACGCCCGCTTCGCCCGTCCGATCGGCGTGGAGCGCGCGTACGAGCTGCTGAAGGACGCCCCCGGCGTCGAGATCTCCGAGATCCCCACCCCGCTGCAGGCCGCCGGCCAGGACGCGTCCTTCGTCGGGCGCATCCGGGTCGACGAGACCGTCGAGCACGGCCTCGCGCTCTTCGTCTCCAACGACAACCTGCGCAAGGGCGCGGCGCTGAACGCGGTGCAGATCGCGGAGCTGGTCGCGGCGGAGCTCGCGGGCTGA